A stretch of Desulfotalea psychrophila LSv54 DNA encodes these proteins:
- a CDS encoding thiamine pyrophosphate-dependent enzyme: protein MKDLFDLQPDISWCPGCGNFAIRKIILEILKEIEMERQEVIFVSGIGQAAKAPQFYNASYFNGLHGRSLPAATGIKAAQPETHVIVESGDGDMYGEGGNHFIHAIRRNPNITVLVHDNMVYGLTKGQASPTSLYGMVTPAQVTGVAATPLNPLALAISLDASFVARTSMHKPELSKEIIKEAIAHDGMAIVDIFQACVTFNKTNTYKWYVENTAELAEDHDWSNQAVAFAKSLETDPYPLGIIYKNMNKTPFEKSHRLYHDATTPLYKRRISEETMQSLFAKYQ, encoded by the coding sequence ATGAAAGACTTATTTGATCTACAACCTGATATTTCCTGGTGCCCAGGTTGTGGCAACTTTGCTATCCGAAAAATAATATTAGAGATCTTAAAAGAGATTGAGATGGAACGCCAAGAGGTGATTTTTGTTTCAGGCATAGGTCAGGCGGCCAAGGCACCTCAGTTTTATAATGCAAGTTATTTTAATGGATTGCATGGTAGGTCCCTGCCCGCAGCCACAGGAATTAAGGCTGCTCAACCCGAAACTCATGTGATTGTTGAGAGTGGCGATGGGGATATGTATGGAGAGGGTGGTAATCATTTTATTCATGCTATCCGGCGTAACCCTAATATCACTGTTCTGGTGCATGACAATATGGTTTATGGTCTTACCAAAGGGCAGGCCTCTCCCACCAGTCTGTATGGCATGGTGACTCCTGCTCAGGTAACAGGTGTAGCTGCAACACCTCTTAATCCACTCGCCCTGGCAATAAGCCTTGATGCCTCTTTTGTTGCTCGCACTTCAATGCATAAACCAGAACTCAGTAAAGAAATCATTAAAGAGGCTATCGCTCACGATGGCATGGCAATAGTAGATATCTTTCAGGCCTGCGTAACCTTTAACAAGACAAATACCTATAAATGGTATGTAGAAAATACAGCCGAGCTAGCAGAAGACCATGACTGGTCCAATCAGGCTGTGGCGTTCGCCAAGTCGCTGGAAACCGATCCGTATCCGCTTGGGATTATCTATAAAAACATGAACAAAACTCCTTTTGAAAAGTCCCATCGTTTATACCATGATGCCACCACACCGCTTTATAAGCGAAGGATATCGGAGGAGACAATGCAAAGCCTCTTTGCTAAATATCAGTAA
- a CDS encoding 2-oxoacid:acceptor oxidoreductase subunit alpha, protein MGGVKGFTLVLGGEAGQGIQFLEKALLHIVKESGLYVFATKEYMSRVRGGINTTEIRISSEPVRAHVDVIDLLIPLKNGVIEHLGSRVTKSTTIVGSREHIGGRDTEIDFAATAKKHGNQLYTNSVALGFLCGLLDFDSANLYKEIRDTFSLKSEGIIAGNIDAAEEGYKIGMASHSRLLTSGRPTPAKNRSLQENLLLNGADAVALGAMAGGCNAAFAYPMTPGTSVFLTLAEFSKQADIVVEQVEDEIGVINMAIGSWYAGGRAIVSTSGGGFALMTEGISLAGMTETPVVVHLAQRPGPATGLPTRTEQGDLNLVLYAGHGEFARLILAPGTLEQAFEYTRLAFNLADRFQIPVFVLTDQFFVDSYYPIAHPDAGQVQIESAVIKTDDSYKRYQLSEDGVSPRGIPGYGSGNVCLDSDEHDEDGKITEDLDGIHLAMADNRLKKLETLTKAAMLPELVGEPDYATLIIGWGSTYGAICEALQIIGSGKVSFLFCPQLYPLSEKIAEYIDGAQKVVVVENNQLGQFADFLQRELGRLFPHRILKYNGMPFSVEELVQSITEEMI, encoded by the coding sequence ATGGGTGGAGTCAAAGGTTTTACCCTTGTTTTGGGCGGCGAAGCGGGTCAAGGAATTCAATTCCTAGAAAAGGCCCTGCTACATATTGTCAAAGAAAGTGGTTTGTATGTTTTTGCTACTAAAGAATATATGTCCCGGGTACGGGGAGGAATAAATACCACAGAAATAAGAATTTCTTCCGAGCCAGTTCGTGCCCATGTGGATGTGATAGATCTTCTCATTCCACTGAAAAATGGTGTTATAGAACATCTTGGTAGCAGGGTTACCAAATCAACCACAATAGTAGGTAGCCGTGAGCATATCGGCGGTCGTGACACTGAAATCGATTTTGCAGCAACAGCCAAAAAACATGGTAATCAACTGTACACCAATTCTGTAGCCTTAGGTTTTCTCTGTGGTCTGCTCGATTTCGATTCTGCTAATTTGTATAAAGAGATCAGAGACACTTTTTCCCTCAAATCAGAAGGGATTATTGCTGGCAATATAGACGCTGCCGAAGAGGGGTATAAGATTGGCATGGCCTCTCATTCAAGACTATTGACTAGTGGGCGACCAACTCCCGCCAAAAACAGATCATTGCAAGAGAACCTACTCCTCAATGGTGCTGATGCAGTGGCACTTGGTGCTATGGCAGGAGGGTGTAATGCTGCATTTGCCTATCCAATGACACCGGGTACATCAGTTTTTTTAACACTGGCCGAATTTTCCAAGCAGGCAGACATTGTTGTGGAACAGGTGGAAGATGAAATCGGGGTGATTAATATGGCCATAGGCTCCTGGTATGCAGGTGGTCGTGCCATTGTCTCTACTTCAGGTGGTGGTTTTGCCTTGATGACCGAGGGAATTTCTCTTGCCGGCATGACAGAAACTCCCGTTGTGGTGCATTTGGCGCAACGTCCAGGGCCTGCAACAGGGTTACCAACAAGAACCGAGCAAGGTGACCTGAATCTGGTCTTGTATGCAGGACATGGGGAATTTGCCAGACTTATTCTCGCACCCGGCACCCTTGAACAGGCCTTTGAGTATACGCGACTTGCCTTCAACCTTGCAGATCGTTTTCAAATACCAGTTTTTGTCTTAACGGATCAATTCTTTGTGGATAGTTATTACCCTATTGCTCATCCGGATGCAGGGCAGGTGCAGATTGAATCCGCAGTGATTAAAACCGATGATAGCTATAAGAGATACCAACTAAGCGAAGATGGTGTTTCACCACGCGGCATACCCGGATATGGTTCTGGCAATGTCTGTTTAGACTCAGACGAGCATGATGAAGATGGTAAAATCACAGAAGACCTTGATGGGATACATCTGGCAATGGCAGATAATCGGCTGAAAAAGCTAGAAACTCTTACAAAAGCGGCCATGCTACCAGAGCTGGTGGGTGAACCTGACTATGCAACCTTGATCATTGGTTGGGGCTCGACCTACGGGGCAATTTGTGAGGCTCTTCAGATTATTGGTAGTGGCAAGGTATCTTTTCTGTTTTGCCCGCAACTCTATCCGCTCTCTGAGAAAATTGCTGAGTATATAGATGGTGCGCAAAAGGTGGTGGTGGTGGAGAATAATCAGCTAGGCCAATTTGCAGATTTTCTGCAAAGAGAACTGGGCAGGCTCTTTCCTCATCGCATACTAAAATATAATGGCATGCCGTTCTCAGTTGAAGAACTTGTCCAGAGCATTACGGAGGAGATGATATGA
- a CDS encoding PDDEXK-like family protein, with translation MPNIFTFATSELSTSAFYAWLLENLNPKHTSTPETKQVALEFTNYCLGKATIAPLAAVDIKDLQVTTEQQLNKTCRIDIYAKFTKIDDSLIHLFIENKVQANETKKDQLIEYDKAIKGKALTGDIAEIYLKSGYDFADPLHCKDIKGKVVCKGTFKKINWQDLQIIFSPHRGASSDFIRDMASCVENKYNFINSQKSASSFADFDLNDHVGQSFLLQTIFHSCFSSNVPLYTSTVNGRTRTHYNNKCYLQVGNSKGKPWTKFVPFLGQNILKCRLEELTGGYVLRLGIHIPKDDLPTKQTYIKAQCNKMHDKIDATGLGFVKKLTPSGNTSALFFAQISLSTKGSTLSIADLQKLDDVVQNYVVP, from the coding sequence ATGCCCAATATATTCACCTTTGCAACCAGTGAGCTCTCCACCTCCGCCTTCTACGCCTGGCTTCTGGAAAATCTCAATCCCAAGCATACCTCTACCCCAGAGACCAAACAGGTTGCCCTGGAATTCACCAACTACTGCCTGGGAAAAGCCACTATAGCCCCTCTTGCCGCAGTCGATATAAAAGATCTTCAGGTTACAACAGAGCAGCAACTCAACAAAACATGCAGAATAGATATCTATGCAAAATTTACTAAAATCGACGACAGCTTAATACATCTCTTTATTGAAAATAAGGTGCAGGCAAACGAGACCAAAAAAGACCAGTTAATAGAGTACGACAAGGCAATAAAGGGAAAGGCTCTTACTGGAGATATTGCTGAAATTTATCTTAAATCAGGCTACGATTTTGCGGATCCCCTGCACTGTAAAGACATCAAGGGAAAGGTTGTCTGTAAAGGCACTTTCAAAAAGATCAACTGGCAGGACTTGCAGATAATATTTTCTCCTCACCGTGGTGCAAGCAGTGATTTTATTCGAGACATGGCATCTTGCGTGGAGAATAAATATAACTTCATCAACAGTCAAAAAAGTGCCAGTTCCTTTGCAGACTTCGATTTAAACGACCATGTGGGGCAGTCTTTCCTGCTCCAAACCATCTTTCACTCCTGCTTTTCTAGCAACGTTCCTCTCTATACCTCAACAGTAAACGGCCGGACCCGAACCCACTATAACAATAAATGTTATCTGCAGGTGGGTAATAGCAAGGGCAAACCCTGGACAAAATTTGTGCCCTTTTTAGGCCAAAACATCCTTAAATGCCGTCTTGAAGAATTAACTGGAGGCTATGTCCTTAGGCTGGGCATCCATATTCCCAAGGATGATCTGCCCACAAAACAGACATATATCAAAGCACAGTGCAATAAAATGCACGACAAAATTGATGCTACAGGGCTGGGTTTTGTTAAAAAGCTCACCCCCTCAGGCAACACCTCTGCCCTCTTTTTTGCCCAAATTAGTCTTAGCACCAAGGGAAGCACATTAAGCATAGCAGATCTGCAAAAACTTGATGACGTGGTCCAAAACTATGTAGTTCCCTAA